The following is a genomic window from Oxyura jamaicensis isolate SHBP4307 breed ruddy duck unplaced genomic scaffold, BPBGC_Ojam_1.0 oxyUn_random_OJ61822, whole genome shotgun sequence.
ccccccccttcccccccccagaACAACTTCATCAACCTCAGCTTCCTGCGGCTCTTCCGCGCCGCGCGGCTCATCAAGCTGCTGCGCCAGGGCTACACCATCCGCATCCTGCTCTGGACCTTCGTCCAGTCCTTCAAGgtgccgcctcctcctcctcatcctcctcctcatcctcctcttcatccccctccttgtcctcctcctcctcctcttcatcctcctcctcttcatcctcgtcctcttcatcctcctcatcctcctcctcatcttcctcttcatcttccttcttccttctccttcatcctcttcatcctcctcatcctcctcctcctcctcctcctcttcatcctcatcatcctcctcttcatcctcttcctcttcattgtcctcctcctcttcatcttcatcctcctcatcctcctcttcatcctcctctacacatcttcctcctcctcttcatcctcctcctcctccttgtcctcctcttcctcctcctcttcatcctcctcctcctccttgtcctcctcttcctcctcctcttcctcctcctcctccttgtcctcctcctcctcttcctcctcctcctccccccccttcctcccccttctcctgcccccCCTGACCCCGCTGTGCCCCCCAGGCGCTGCCCTACGTCTGCCTGCTCATCGCCATGCTCTTCTTCATCTACGCCATCATCGGGATGCAGGTGAGACCCCCCCAgaccccttccccagccccgggcgccccctgcgccccccctccccgagccccccgcccacctctgcccccccccccccaggtNNNNNNNNNNNNNNNNNNNNNNNNNNNNNNNNNNNNNNNNNNNNNNNNNNNNNNNNNNNNNNNNNNNNNNNNNNNNNNNNNNNNNNNNNNNNNNNNNNNNCCCCCCCCCCCAGGTTTTTGGGAACATCGGCATCGAGGAGGAGGACGACGAGTCGGCCATCACGCAGCACAACAACTTCCGCACCTTCTTCCAGGCCCTGATGCTCCTCTTCCGGTCAGGGACCCCCGCCCGGGACCCCCGcccgcgccccccccggccTGGTGCTGGCCCCAAATGGGGGGAGACGGTGCCAGGGACCCTCCTGGCCCCATTTCGGGACACCCAGTGCCATGccagcctgtccctgtcccccctcctgtccc
Proteins encoded in this region:
- the LOC118158945 gene encoding voltage-dependent P/Q-type calcium channel subunit alpha-1A-like; the encoded protein is QNNFINLSFLRLFRAARLIKLLRQGYTIRILLWTFVQSFKALPYVCLLIAMLFFIYAIIGMQVFGNIGIEEEDDESAITQHNNFRTFFQALMLLFRSGTPARDPRPRPPRP